A window of Diospyros lotus cultivar Yz01 chromosome 14, ASM1463336v1, whole genome shotgun sequence contains these coding sequences:
- the LOC127789665 gene encoding protein BUD31 homolog 2, with amino-acid sequence MPKVKTNRVKYPEGWELIEPTLRELQGKMREAELDPHDGKRKCEALWPIFKIAHQKSRYIFDLYYRRKEISKELYEFCLEQGYADRNLIAKWKKPGYERLCCLRCMQPRDHNFQTTCVCRVPKHLREEKVIECVHCGCRGCASGD; translated from the exons ATGCCAAAGGTGAAGACAAATCGTGTCAAGTATCCTGAGGGTTGGGAACTGATAGAACCTACTCTTCGTGAGTTGCAAGGAAAGATGAGAGAAG CTGAGCTTGATCCCCATGATGGCAAAAGGAAATGTGAGGCATTGTGGCCTATTTTCAAAATAGCACATCAGAAGAGTCGCTACATTTTTGACCTTTATTACCGGAGGAAAGAAATATCCAAGGAACTATACGAGTTCTGTCTGGAGCAAGGCTATGCGGACCGTAATCTGATTGCAAAATGGAAGAAG CCCGGCTATGAGCGGCTTTGCTGCCTAAGATGCATGCAACCGCGCGATCACAATTTCCAGACGACGTGTGTTTGTCGAGTCCCCAAGCATCTGAGGGAGGAGAAGGTGATAGAGTGCGTCCACTGTGGTTGTAGGGGTTGTGCAAGTGGTGACTGA